In the genome of Staphylococcus durrellii, one region contains:
- a CDS encoding LysE/ArgO family amino acid transporter: MLQPIIHGILLSLGLILPLGAQNVFVFNQGANHKSLIKAAPVIITASLSDTLLISLAVLGVSVVLVSFPILQLIVYIVGLIFLLYMAWSLLHEVPANLEHFDPLSSKKQIGFALSVSLLNPHAIMDTIGVIGTNAALYSHGDKVLFSLATIAVSWLWFIFLAVAGKMLGSIDKTGKYIIIVNKLSSCIIIIIAILILKNIIKIIVH; encoded by the coding sequence ATGCTACAACCTATTATTCACGGAATTTTATTATCGTTAGGTTTGATATTACCTTTGGGTGCCCAAAATGTATTTGTATTTAACCAAGGAGCTAATCATAAAAGTTTAATAAAAGCTGCCCCCGTTATTATTACTGCTAGTTTGTCCGATACTTTACTCATTAGTCTAGCTGTCCTTGGCGTCTCAGTAGTTCTAGTATCATTTCCAATTTTACAATTGATTGTCTATATCGTGGGCTTAATATTTTTACTTTATATGGCATGGTCTTTATTGCACGAAGTCCCCGCTAATTTAGAACATTTCGATCCATTAAGTAGTAAAAAACAAATTGGTTTCGCCTTATCTGTATCGTTGCTAAATCCACATGCCATCATGGATACAATAGGTGTTATTGGTACGAACGCTGCGCTCTATTCACATGGTGACAAAGTATTATTTAGTTTGGCAACGATTGCTGTTTCTTGGCTTTGGTTTATATTTTTAGCAGTAGCAGGTAAAATGCTAGGTTCCATAGATAAGACAGGAAAATATATCATTATCGTTAATAAACTTTCCAGCTGCATTATAATAATTATTGCCATTCTTATCCTTAAAAATATAATAAAAATAATTGTTCATTAA